In the Candidatus Zixiibacteriota bacterium genome, TGCACGGGTGCCCCATCCGCTTGCGGTGGGTTCCCATTACATCATCGAATACAGGTCACATTTCATACTCGTCTATCATTAGCGGTACATCTCGTTTTCCCATATACCAATTATAACTTGACCAGAGCCATTCCGCCGAAGAATCAACCAATCCTCGTTTCACCGGATTATTATGACAATAATTGATCTTTTCTCTAACCGATAAGACGTTGCGGCAATTATGGTCATAACATCGCTTCTCCCAGAACACTCGCTTTGAATCAGGCAAACCGATATTCGCCGAAGCGAAATATCTTCGGGCGGTGAATGATTTAATCTCGCCTATTAAATAACCCACCTTAGTACCGGGATTAGGGAAAATCACCAGATGCACATGTTCAGGCATAATCACATAACCGAGTAGTTTAAAACCGTGTTTTTTTCTCGCCACAGCAATTTGTTCAGACAATATTTCTTTGGCCGACAGTATATTAAGATTGGGTTGTCTTCTGTAACAACTGAAAGTAATAAACCTGACAGTGTGGTCATTGTCAAAATGTTTTAATTTAGGCATATTTAAATTATATCGAAGTATGGTTTATTATGCAAATGTATTCTCTACATTAAAGAAACCCACCGCAAGCGGATGGGGCACCCATGCAGCCCAGTAGGTCAAGTCCCAAGTGGTTTTGACCTGCTTCAACTGTTGATAAAGCAATAAATCTCTCTTGTTACCAAGCGCTGCTTGGTAACAAGAGGGCGTATCCGCCTCAGGCGGACGTCCTATTACTTAATAAAAGCAAGCTGGCGCACGAGGACGTACGCCAGCCACAGGATGTATATCAATTCATGCTTATTGAATAAGATATCGCAAATATTACCAGAAATATCCGCCGACATATTTTACTACAACTATACCCAGTGAGATAGCAAGAATAGCCTTTATAAACCTTGAGGGGAAATACTTTTGGAATCTTGCCCCAAGATATATTCCGGCAAAACCTCCGACTCCAAGCGATAATCCCAGAAGATAATCCGGTTTGACAGTTTGGAAACCGGGAAATATCACCGGCAAAAAGTAA is a window encoding:
- a CDS encoding transposase; its protein translation is MPKLKHFDNDHTVRFITFSCYRRQPNLNILSAKEILSEQIAVARKKHGFKLLGYVIMPEHVHLVIFPNPGTKVGYLIGEIKSFTARRYFASANIGLPDSKRVFWEKRCYDHNCRNVLSVREKINYCHNNPVKRGLVDSSAEWLWSSYNWYMGKRDVPLMIDEYEM